The sequence ttattgcctattcatttttttttttctgtactGTTCATACATGTCtttcttaaattttgttacgaaaaaaatgaaaataaagtgTAACCTTATCCTACAAAACGTGTGTACTGGATATTTTGtttgttactattatattatattttattatattatattttattatattatattgtattatattttattgtattatattttattgtattatattttattgtattatattatattgtattatattttattgtattatattttattgtattatattttattgtattatattttattgtattatattttatttattttttttatttcgtgctatacatatttgaaaaaaacaaatacttTGCATACTCTTTGCATTTCCAGatttatagaaataaaaatattaatatttatgagAACAATATTTTGGAGAACGAAAAAGACGATGAACAGTTTTTACtttgtaaaatattctttttaaacaAAAGAAATTCTATTAAGCAATGGTAatatagattttttttttttttttttttttttccttatttcctttttttccttctaaATAGTAGTGAAGTAGCGGTTAACAAAATTACAATTTGTATCAACATTTCTGACAGCATTTCATAGCACCAACTATTtgaataaaaagtaaaataagtaaatagtcccttaatataaaaataaattgctGAAAATTGCATACTTCTTGTCTTTACCTTCACAGTACTGTTGTTAggtattttcattttcggAAATTTTCGTTTCCAgtttgcctttttttttaatttactgtATACGTCAACCAAAAATAATACGACATAgttcttttttcataatgtaaaaaaatttttcacaATAAGTATTTgcataatatgtatatatatacgtacgtatatatgtatacatacatatatacacattaaaCATTCCGTGGGCACGTTAAAAATAccttaaaatgaaaaaaattggaGAAATAAACTTGAACAGATCAAGCATTATGAGGAGAGGAGAATGTCCCATTTGAGTACACTCATATCATCGTCTTccgattaaaaaaaattacacgCATTTGTGCACACAAGtacgtattatatatatatatatatatatatacatacacgcacacacacatacacacgtCGACAATGACGTAAATGCACTTAAAGATGACTACCTTCTAAACGCACTTCACACAACAAATTATTTAGGGATCACTCCATCTACAAGAAAATCGACAGTTCTGTTAATGTAAATGCTATAACTAGCACTGTAGGGATTACATGAAAGTATTTCCTCCATACgggaaaaatattttttgcttataGAGACTGTGGGTACATCAATATCTTTGTTTAAAATTGacaataaaacataattgaAAGCATCtaccattttaaaataatcataatatatatagttattaatattgaaaaagtGTATGGTAATAcctttttcatataataactTACATTCATGAGGACTTAAATAATCAAATGAAGTggtaaatattatatgagCGTTTAAAGCActaattgtaaatatattcttcttcaaaatattaatatcaatttttatatttggaTAAACAAAAATCGTTTTTACTCCAAGTCTACTTGTTATATTATGAACATGTTCAGGTATATTCATATCTGaacttaatataaaaatacgttcttttataaattcatcGGTAATGTGAAATTCGTgtaatttattcttaattttattttgaatatcatttttacttgataaaaatattaatattatatagaatttttctatcagtaaaatttttaaaaatggaaggacttttaaaatatcatcAACAAATATGgctatataatttaatttgttataacattttataaaacttaAACATATGTATGATTCATAAAATGAGCGAAATACAgcacataataaataatcattatttatatcattacaTGGGTATTCAATAATATCATGATATGGCACCATAATTTTATccttattaattttactattGAGTGTAAATATtccaataatattttttcctcttaTTGTATTATCATCGACATTTCCTCCGACGTTTAACACTTTACCAATGTACACATTTCCAATcagattttttaattttatttcttcctttttattactatcatACTCATCATCGTTAACAACAGACGCATTATCTGGAGTATCCGCATCCACATCTTCATCAGCatctaaaaatttttctcccatatttattcttttatatttgttttgttcTGACAGTTTGGAAGCAACAAAATTGGACGAGCAGAATGATATGCATTTTACCTGAAcgcaaatatttaaattattaattttcattcTTCAAAAAGGGGGGGggtaagtaaaaaaaaaataaaaaagctcACTAAAAAGgtcataaaaaagtaaaacaaaaatgcgAATTAAGGATAGTTCCTTATATCGTTTCTCTCATTTTACGTTGTAATCTTTTtgacaaaaaaggaaaagtaaaaatagattaagtaaaacgaataaaacaaaaacgaataaaacaaaaacgaATAAAACAACAACGAATAAAACAACAacgaataaaacaaaaacgaataaaataaaaacgaaTAAAACAACAacgaataaaacaaaaacgaataaaataaaaacgaaTAAAACGTATGAGATAACGTGAAATATGTACAACTGAGAtgataagaaataaataaaaaaagaaaaattaaataaaggaaaagaaagCAATTTCCCATTTACATCCCctttattgaaaatataactGTACAAATTAGCATAATTTGATAgtttaacataaataataacttaACATTTTTTGACTAAAAATGATTAATACTGCAAACATTGTATACTTTAATAATATCAAATGAGCAAAacggtaaaaaaaaaaaaatatataaaaaattagactTGTTCCGTcaagaaaattattactattacgcGAATTcgttacatacatatatatgtacaatgtGCGTATACCCCTTATTATTCTCTCTTGATAggaatattttcataattattacagTCGTagtcttttaatattttcattaatttgttcttttcttCTATCA comes from Plasmodium malariae genome assembly, chromosome: 7 and encodes:
- the PmUG01_07041300 gene encoding conserved Plasmodium protein, unknown function — protein: MKINNLNICVQVKCISFCSSNFVASKLSEQNKYKRINMGEKFLDADEDVDADTPDNASVVNDDEYDSNKKEEIKLKNLIGNVYIGKVLNVGGNVDDNTIRGKNIIGIFTLNSKINKDKIMVPYHDIIEYPCNDINNDYLLCAVFRSFYESYICLSFIKCYNKLNYIAIFVDDILKVLPFLKILLIEKFYIILIFLSSKNDIQNKIKNKLHEFHITDEFIKERIFILSSDMNIPEHVHNITSRLGVKTIFVYPNIKIDINILKKNIFTISALNAHIIFTTSFDYLSPHECKLLYEKGITIHFFNINNYIYYDYFKMVDAFNYVLLSILNKDIDVPTVSISKKYFSRMEEILSCNPYSASYSIYINRTVDFLVDGVIPK